The following nucleotide sequence is from Rattus rattus isolate New Zealand chromosome 7, Rrattus_CSIRO_v1, whole genome shotgun sequence.
cttccAAGTTAACATCTAAAAACAAGAGCGTAGACCACAACTGGCTTGAAAGCTTCATGGTTTTGCTGATTTGTTTGGAGAGGAGGGTGTACTGGGGACTGGTAAACTATCAGTGACTGGGTGGCTTTGGTTATTTCCACAGCTAGAAGACGAGCACAAAGTTAGATATGCTACTCAGTAAAATTCctgagtggatttttttttttttttttttttttttttggagctggggaccaaacccagggccttgcacttgctaggcaagcactctaccgctgagctaaatccccaaccccacagataatattttaaaaagcagttttgcTTATGCAAGTCTAAGGTACAAAAATATTACCTTAGTGCAGTTCCATCTCTACTAGCAAACTAAAGGACTTTTATTGCTGCTAGGATAGGATGGTATTCTGTAGCCCAGCATTGCCTGGAACTCTGTAGCCCAAGACGGCCTCAAACTTGAATGAATCCATGCTTCAGTTTCCCAAATGCTACACCAACAGTCTGTGTTACCTGAGTTAGCTAGACGATTGTGAACAGAAGTGAGAAACACGGGCTTTTCCACCCAAGCCCTAGGTGTTCTCAACAACTCAAATAAGTGCCTAGGCCATAAATAAGCTAAGCTTGTTCCCACTAGATCATAACTTACTTAACCTGTTTATACTAGTCAGGGTCTGCCGCATGGCTAGTTACCTCGCCTCAGTTTCATCTTTCTCCAAGTCCTGGTGGCAAAAATTCTCACCCGACTTTTTCCCAGAGctttcccacccctgccccaccctgcccctctctgccAGATGACCTACCTcctaatcctgcctcagtttattAGCCATCAGATGTTTATTGACATGTGATACTTCACAGAGTACACAAGAGATTATCCCTACAAGAAACCATTTCTATGATTTAATTTGGACCCACCATATCTGGTCTACCTAGAGGATTTTGAACAGAAATGAGAAACCATTATGTGTTTTAATTTGGTATGCTATAGACCAAATAATGATATTTGGGTATTGGagataaatagaaataaacaattaGAACCACAAGGCTTTTGCACAGTAGCCTTGTTGATTTCCTCAGGACTCAGGATAACTGTTCTTGTCCAGCTCCCAGCttctcagagcaacagaaaaacaTTTACTGTGGAGGTAATTAATAGTCCACTGCagaggtttgaataagaatggctcccgtAGGCTCACTGAATGCTTAAGGAATGGCAGTAGGAGTTGTTGGGATGAccttggaagaaatgtgtcaaaAGCCCAACCCAGTCCCATcgcctctcttcctcctgcctgtggTTCCAGAtttagagctctcagctactccagcaccatgtctgcctgtgtaccaccatgcttcccaccctaatgataatgaactaaacctctttAGTGAGAAACCGTAAGCAAACTCCAGTCAAAtactttttaagagttgccatgttcatggtgtctcttaacaaGCAACAGAACACTGAATAAGTCACCCATGAAACATAAAGGCTTCGAAGAATTACTCTACAATGTATAACTTTCATGCCTGGAGCATTGACATGTTAACTATtaatatgtatacttatatactGCAATATTCTGTAACAACTTTTTGTTacattttcctctctgtctctctctctctgtgtgtgtgtgtgtgtgtgtgtgtgtgtgtgtgttctgttttgccAGTACAACTTGCCTCTTGTCAACATGACATAAAAACACATTACTATTAAGCTTTCTTTTCATACCCAACATCACACATTAATTTTGACATCATAGTATAAAGCACTTTACAAATGTGACAGTTCAGTCAAGCTGGATGTTGGATGGATGtcgtggtgcatgccttcaatcccataactctggagggagaggcaggcgtctctgagttcgaagcagcctggtcttcaaagtgaattccaggacagtcagccaggattgttatacagagaaaccactatctcaaaaaccaaaacatcccACAGTCTTACAAATTCTCTTTAAAAGTcagtcttttaaaacaaaaaaatccaaggtCTGTAACTGTGGGCTCCTATGAAATCAAAAGGACAactcaagagggaagaaccataGTCATAGTATGAATAATGTAAAACTAAACTGTAAATAGCTCAGTTTCCAATGTCTGAGGTCCACTTGGCTCTTCTAAGGGCCTAGGTCACTTCTCTGGCCCCACCCACTGCAGCCCACACTGATTATCTTCTAAACGGCAGGCTGCTCtacggctgctgctgctgtttttggtTGTCCCATGGCACTGGTATCTTCAAAGGTGCTGGGGTCTTTTGCAACTGAACTGCACTTTGACCAACAACCTCTCCAAGGCTCTCTTCAAGGAATTCTGCCCTACCACAGTGTCAAcactcagctgctctccatgacccttcTGTGATagttttgtatatgcttggcctagaaaatggcactattagaaggtatggacTCGTTTGGAGTAAAGTGTgccaccctagctgcctggaagtcagtattctgctaacagccttcagatgaaaatgtagaattttcagctcctcctgcaccaagcctgcctggatgctgccatgcttctgccataataacggactgaacctctgaacttaagccagtcccaattaaatgttgtccttaggagagttgccttggtcagtcgtagtttctcttcacagcagtaaaaccctaacttagacaccCTCCATGCATTCAAAACCActaccacctgggtgacttttttttttttttggttctttttttcggagctggggaccgaacccagggccttgcgcttcctaggcaagcgctctaccactgagctaaatccccaacccctgggtgactcttacactacCAAATTCAGCTGCCAGCATGAAGTACAATCTCGGCCATCTCTGGAACACTTCTGTGTACTGACTGataaaacacttcccagatttcacttcagtgatgctggtttcACTTCAatgatctcttcttaatcactgctgatTTCTCAGATCCAGCTAACCAACATCAAGTATCCCAGCAAACCAAATGTTTCACTTTAGTGTTTCTGTTATCTTGTAATCATAGCCACTCTTCAGCCACGGATAACAAgaactacagattttttttttctttttttcttttttttttttttttttttttttttttttttccgagccgaggacccaacccagggccttgagcttgctaggcaagtgctctaccactgagctaaatccccaaccccgaaccaCAGATTCTTAAACCAAAGTATGCAATGGCCCAGATAGAGTTTAAGTAACTTTCAAACTTCCCTCTGGAACTTCACAACCCAGGCCTCTAGCGTCTGCATTTCTCTCAACACTCTTATTTCCCAAGCTCTCACTAAAAGTCCACCATGTTTTGaaaattcatgactttttttcaatccccagaattccaaaatcCTTCTGTAAGCCTCCTAAATAATTCATTGCCAGGTCTgacacagcaataccccactcctggtaccaatttctttctttctttctttctttttttattttgtttttttctggaaccAGCAACATACTTAAGTATTCTTTAGTATGTATTATTTTTAGGAAATAAGGTTATCAAGGTAAGGTCCAAGATCGCTGCCATCTTGCTGGAGTGGTGCTCTCAGTTAACACTGCAAAGGGCACGTCACACCATCTAAAGCTTCACAGAGAACTTATCCTTCACCCTCTCACATCTTTACGCACAGAAGTGGCCCAACTACACAAATAACCCATTGCCTCTGTAGCATCTGACTAGGCTTTAAAACTTCCCAAACTAGTTCCAAGCTGGAATCTCCCTATGGCAATGTGTGCTTCTGAAGTTAATTACCTGGATGCTATATTCTGTATCATCTCTGAATACCGAGGCTCCCCTAAACGGTTTCTAACATAAATTTGGATTCCCTGAAATCCTATCAGAACTATTATAACTGTCTCAAATGCCATTAGGTCTGACAAAAATCACCGagttaataaaacattaaaatcaaaCTGGCTCTCAGAACCACACACTTAAAAAACAGTACAGTACGAAAGCTGTGTCAAAGCTTCATTCTCTGCCAAGCTGCAGCTTGCAGTCCCGTCTCCACACtggctccttcttcctttcttcattttgatcTTCGTTTGTAACGGATTACTGGGTTTTCTGGGGTATGAATCATTGTTGTATAATTCACACTGGGAAAATATCCATTGATGAGGTCAAATTCATATAAACGAAGCATAGTGGACCAAATTGTCTTAATTTGAACATATGCAAAATTTTCTCCAATACAATGATGGCGCCCAGCTCCAAATGGCACATAGGCAAACTTCTCTCCCGATGCTGGGTTATCCTGTAAGTAGCGGTCAGGATTGAAGTCCAAGCGTTCTACCCAGGAGTCTTTCAGTCTTTGATTGACAGTTGGAGAAACACACACCTGATGTCCTGGAGGAATGGTGCACCCAGCCACAGTCTGAGGGGTCTTGGCCATTCTCATCATGGTTATTATAGGAGGCCTCAGtcttagtgtttcttttatgcatctATCAAGTAAATTCGGATCCTTCAACTGCTCATAAGTTAAGGGAGGCAGATCCTCGCCGCACACTGCTTTCTGTTCTAAGTAGCATTTGCCTTGGAGTGGTTTATCTCTGGCCAGAAAGAAGCCCATCCAGGCACTGGTGGTGGAGGATGTGTGCAGTCTGGCCAGCAGCAGTCCGATGAGCATCCCTGCTATCTCGTCGTCTGTCAGAGGACACCCATCCTTGTATGTAGAATCCAGTAAAGTTTGAAGAATGTCCTCGGCTGGTTCTTTTGACAGCCTACGTTTCTGGATGGCCTTGTAGAAAATATTCTTGATCTCTCGATGggctctgtccctgcccctgaaACTTGGCAGAGGCAGCcaacctggcaacagccaggcagcGTGGCTAAAGCCTCCATCCAGGTCTGCGTACAGCTAAGCCACCTTCTCGTTGAGTTGACTCCTAATTTCCTTTCCGTGTAAACAATGGCTAGCTGTTAAAATTATGAGCTCAGACAGCGCttcaaacacatttctttctctgctttctccccaACTTTTAAAGTactcctttgcttctttttcaatGATAGAAACATATTGCTTGAAGTGGGCTATGTTAAGGCCGctttttagtattttcttctgtTCCAGGAAAACTGCATTTGGCACATCGTATGCAACTCCCTTCCCAAACACGGGTGTTGTCATTCAGGTCTTCGTTCTTACTGTTGAAGAGCAGTGCGGCTGCATGGCTCCCCAAAAGGTAAGTGAAGGTCTTGCCCACCATGGTAAAGCTAAACACAGGTCCGTACTTCTCATATGCATTTTCCAGGAACTCAATTGGACTTTTCCCAAATGCTATCGCATGGCCAAGGAACGGAATTGGAGAGTAAATACATGGCGGACTTTCCGCTCCAGCAGGCAGCTGGACCATGTGGCCCACTGCGAGGCGGAACAGGTCGACAAGGCTGAGCGTGAAGGCGCAGGCGATGAGCAGCGTGGAAAGCAGGTTGCCTCCTGTCACCTGCTCCATCGCCTGCCCGAGCACCGAGCCGCCTGACTGCAGCAAGCCCAGCAGTACCATCCCGACCGCTGCTTCGATCCGCCCGGTAAGCTGGAGGCCGAGGTCGCTTCTCGGGAAAGATGGAGCAGGAGAAGCTGGCAGGTGGGCGTCGGGAGGCGGCCCCGGCCTCGGGGtaccaatttctttcttagctaaGGTtactgttgctctgataaaacgccattaccaaaagcaacttgggaagaaaaggatttatcTGTTCTCTGCTTCTATGTCAAATcacacagttcatcatcaaaggaaatcagggtTGGAACCTGGAAGAAGGtctgaaacctggaggcaggggctgatgcagaggtcacagagaagtggtgcttactggcttgctcagaattctatcatacagaacccaggaccagtcCAGAGATGTCCCACCTAtgttactaattaagaaaatgccttccaggcTTCTCTGCTTACAGCCTGTTCTTACGGTGGCATTTTCCCTGTTGAGGATTTCGCCTTGCTGATGGGTAtaatttgtgtcaggttgacataaaactagccagcaagaTATGTAACAaatactggcctcaaacttgtatcATCCATACACTTCAgcatcctgaatgctgggattaaaggcatgcaataCCATTCCAAGcttcaaaacttatttttattatattttgtttttaatcttttgagacAGTAGCTCATATGTGTATCacatgctggccttaaacttatgtagctgagaatgtttGAATTCCCGATccttctgagtgttggaattTCAGGCGTGTGCCTCCACACCCAGATTGTTTGAGGGTTTGTTATTTTGAACAAATTCtttttctgtagcccaggcagattaatgaacttcctgcctctgcttcctgaatggtaaaattataggcatgtaccagtAATTATGTATAAGGTTCCAGACTAAGGCCAAGCAATAAGTGGCAAGCTCATCAACTAGTTCATGAAACTGAGAGTTAGGTCTAAGTTGCAGTGGAGAGCCAAGGATATTGTAGATGCCAGGACCATAGGACATCAACTAAGGAGAGTTACAGACATGGAGTGGAGCTGGCACAAGAGAAGTTAGAATATGCCATAGGTGTCAGAGCTGGAGAAACAAAGTTacccaagttctttttttttaagatttatttattttatgtatataagtacaatgtggatctcttcagacacaccagaagagggcatctgatccattacagacagttgtgagacaccatgtggttgctgggaattgaactcaggacctcaggaagagcagtcagtgctcttaaccactgagccgtctctccagccctacccaaGTTCTTTAGAACATCCGTGATTCCCTAGGTGCCGAACATGGAGGTGGAGGATATTTGCCCTGATGGATTTTAGTCTTGCCTTGGTCCCGTCTCTCATGGttttgtccctgtccctccctttTGTAATAGGAACATATACACTGTGACATGTTACAAATAAATTACTTGTATTTTATAGGAATTCATAAGAGATTTCATTGAGTCTCAGGAGCAAAACTGAACTTTGGAACAATTATGGGCATTTGTAGAAATGGATTAATTGCATTTTggttttggtgatttttttattttcgtATTAAtaattccattcgtttacatctgaaatgatatcccacttcccagttatcCCTTCACAAACTCCACATTGAGTTTTGTATTATCGGATGAAAATAAGACTTTAGCATGATAAAATCTTATTAAAGTAATGAATCAGGTTGTCAAGATAAGGATTGGAGTTTTTGATGATTAATTTTCATTGTCAGTGTGGCTGGATTTAggatctttttatttgtttatttattcatttattatatatgagtacactgtagctgtcttcagatacaccagaagaaggcatcggatctctttacagatggttgcgagccaccatgtggttgctgggaatgaactcaggacctctggaagagtagtcaggtgctcttaaccactgagccatctctccagccctggatttaGGATCTTAATGGGAAGAGTGagtggcttatttcatttagcataCACTTGCAAAATTCATCCAAGTTTAAGTGTCACGTAGAACAGGCTGGTTTCAAACCCCACAAAGATGACAGCTGGTCTCTGCTGCATACAGGTggacaaccttgaacttttgCAATGGAAGGATGTGCACCATCATGTTTGGTTTATTGTGCTAGGATGAAATCCAACTTCATgcactaggcaagctctctatcaACTCTGCTAGATCCACAGTCCCAGGAATTCCTTTTCAAAACTCATTAgtgtttcatatgtatatatcacatttGCTTTGTGTCCTCATTCCTATATACTTACTGTTGGCTCTTGTGAGGAATGTAGTGAACATGGCGATGACCACTTCAGGAGTCTTCATTTCAATTCTTTTGGATAAATACCATTTATCCTAGCAGCATGGGAGTTACTGTTAAGGACCTTCCCAGACTGTCCAGACATGAGGCTGGTAGGATGTCAGTGAAGTACTAAACACCCACAGTGATCAGTCCAAATGCAAGTGAACTTTCATACAGAAAGGACCGCATTATACACTTGAGGGGAAGAGCAGGACGATCCACCTATTATATCTGCAATGGGTGCAGAGTATGGAGTTTCTGTCATTTAGAAAGTTAAGTTCAGGGCCAAGGCTAATGTTAATGTTTGGGGTAACGGCCTAAACATCTCTGAGTACCTGGAAATGGTCAAGGTCTGTTAGATTCTACCTTAccgccctggctgtcttgaacaAAAGGACTATAAGTCAAACAGCGGTTAGACTACCCATACGGCAGCACCAGCTTCCTCAGATGCCTTAAGAAATGCAaagtactggaaaaaaaaaaaagaaaaaaagaaaaagaggccatggaccTCAAAGAGCAAAGGGGGTGGATATGtgtgagggtttggagggaagaatgGATAGGAAGAAATGATTGGGATAacctaaaaaaaatctttttcgaAAACATACACAATGATTATAGATGATTGCCTCTGCTCCCAAAAGCAAAGCATCGCCAGGCTGTTTGAAACAATTTACATAAGATGTTTTGCTATCACAAGCCTCGGTGACCTTTAGATGTCCATGCAACCTATGTTAGAGAGGGATCACTTTCCCAGCGGTCTAACAAAAGACGCTAAAAAGGCAAGGCTCTGATTGGTCCAAACATAATCCCCATGGCTATGAATCAGTACTAAAAACCTTAGGCAGCAAAAAAGGCCAACACAGCTTCCACGGCTGTGATTGGCCTAAACACACCTTTCTCTGATTGTATAAGCAGGTTAGATAGGCTCACTTAGTAGATCAAGAGGTAGACCCCATGCTGCCTGCTCTAGTATTTCAACATTGTGATCAAGATAATGTTTCTCGCTAGGCAGCGCGTGCGTCGCCACGCCCCTCCAGAGAGGGCGAGGCATGCAAATCAAGCCCCGCAGGAGCACGCGGGAACGCCGGGAAAGCCCGGGGTCGTGGAAATTGTAGTTGAAGCTGtgagtgctggagaaggagtgaGGTGAGGGGGACGCAGATACGGAAGGGAGTAGGAAGGAGCCACCGGGAAGGTGGGAAGTGAGAGTTGCGAAAGGTCACCACGATGTTTGTGTGTCTCGTGGGCGCAGGGCAGTGCTTCGTGGTAGGGACCTggtatcgcttctcggccttttggctaagatcaagtgtagtatctgttcttatcagtttaaTATCTGATACGTCCTCTATCCGAGGACAATATATTAAATGGATTTTTGGAACTAGGAGTTGGAATAGGAGCTTGCTTTGTCCACTCCACGCATCGACCTGGTATTGCAGTGTCTCCAGGAACGGTGCACCCCTTCTGGGGAACGATGTTTGTTAAATAGTAGACTTATAAAGAAAAGATCTCTTTTCCAGTGGgtattaccattttcaaagaagtGTGTTGTGCATGGATGTTTAGTTTGCACATTCTCTGGTTAGCACATGAGCAAAGTCTTGGCTTTGATGTAGTTGGGCCTGGTAGTGTACGGTGGTAGTGTACTttttataaccccagcacttggaagcagaaGTCATTGTAAGAATCTTTAGAATCCGGACTCAGGAGTGCTAGTATATTTTATAGGTTTTTAGGCCTACAGAAAATCCTTAACACTCCAGTAAACTGTGATGTCAGCTGCAGTCAGATTGAAGAAGCCACTTTCTACAACTCAGTAGCAGAAAATAACCTGATTGAAAACGGTTACAACTGCATAGATGTTCACAAATGACCAATGAATATGAAAACATGCTTAGCACTGGAATGCTCACCATTGCACaggaaaaatgcaaacaaaaccatAAGATATACTTCATAGCACCTAGGATGACCAGTATATGACTGATGTGTGTGCTTGGAAGATCTCTAATACAGAGTCAAATTCCCTGAGGCCTGCATGGGGGTGTTAAGACTCTGCAGATGTCTGACCCCCATTGTCTGACACCATGTGCTGTTGCCAAGCAAGGAGGAAACATAAGCTGCCAAGGACCATTAAAAGCttgaactggggagatggctcaatggtccAGAGTGCTtgcagttcccagaacccatataggGCAGCTGTCATCAGGTAGTTTACAGCGTCAAAGGTCCCATGCATCTTACTTTCCAGCACATCCCCTCAAgtgcacacatctac
It contains:
- the LOC116905081 gene encoding LOW QUALITY PROTEIN: lanosterol 14-alpha demethylase-like (The sequence of the model RefSeq protein was modified relative to this genomic sequence to represent the inferred CDS: inserted 2 bases in 1 codon; substituted 1 base at 1 genomic stop codon), producing the protein MVLLGLLQSGGSVLGQAMEQVTGGNLLSTLLIACAFTLSLVDLFRLAVGHMVQLPAGAESPPCIYSPIPFLGHAIAFGKSPIEFLENAYEKYGPVFSFTMVGKTFTYLLGSHAAALLFNSKNEDLNXTTPVFGKGVAYDVPNAVFLEQKKILKSGLNIAHFKQYVSIIEKEAKEYFKSWGESRERNVFEALSELIILTASHCLHGKEIRSQLNEKVAXLYADLDGGFSHAAWLLPGWLPLPSFRGRDRAHREIKNIFYKAIQKRRLSKEPAEDILQTLLDSTYKDGCPLTDDEIAGMLIGLLLARLHTSSTTSAWMGFFLARDKPLQGKCYLEQKAVCGEDLPPLTYEQLKDPNLLDRCIKETLRLRPPIITMMRMAKTPQTVAGCTIPPGHQVCVSPTVNQRLKDSWVERLDFNPDRYLQDNPASGEKFAYVPFGAGRHHCIGENFAYVQIKTIWSTMLRLYEFDLINGYFPSVNYTTMIHTPENPVIRYKRRSK